GCCATACGGGGTGGTACTGGGAATAGCGCCGTGGTAAGCCCGTTAATCAGTGACACCATTTATAATTCCGAGGACGGGCTAATGGTGTATGGATTTCCAGGAACGCTCCCTTCATTCTCGGTATCCGAGCTGTCGCCTATGCTCTGGCGGCTGGAAACACCTGCGTGCTGAAAGGTAGTGAATTCTCACCACGGTGCTTTTGGCTTATCGGATCCATTTTCCGTGAAGCTGGTTTGCCTGATGGATGTCTGAACGTCATCTACCATCGCCCCGAGGCTGCGGCGGAGATCACTACCGCGCTAATCGAACATTCAGCCGTGCGAAAAGTAAACTTCACTGGCAGTACCGCCGTGGGCCGCATTATTTCCGCAATGGCGGGCAGGAATCTGAAGCCTGTGCTGATGGAGCTGGGTGGCAAGTCCAGTGCAATTGTCTGCGAAGATGCTGACTTGGACCTGGCGGCGCAAGAGTGCGCAGTCGGGGCATTTCTTCACGTATGCTCCCTACCCTGTTTCATTGAACAGGCAAGATTTATGGCTCTATATTTCTTTTCGCGACTATCGCTAATGATGCGTATAGTCCGGACAGATCTGCATGTCTACAGAACGGATCCTCGTCTACCACACAGTGATGCACCGGTTCACAGAGTCCCTAAAAGCTGCTATATCCACCTTCTTCGGCCCAGAAGGCATGCCGCAGACAGTGGTTCAGCAGACTGCTGTGGCCAGAAACCGTCATCTGATTGAAGACGCCGTGTCCAAAGGCGCGACAATCATATACGGCAATCATACTGATGATAAAGTCAGTACCCTCTCGCCTTTTCAGCTGCATCCGACGGTGGTCCAGGCAGTGGCCCCGAATATGGACCTGTATCAGATGGAGAGCTTCGGCCCCACAGTCAGCCTGATTGCAGTGGAGAGTGACGAGCAGGCAATTGCCATCAGCAATGATACTGAGTATGGGCTGAGCGGAGCAGTGTTTACTCGGAATCTGGCAAAAGGATTAACACTGGCGAAGCGGATCCAAACGGGGGCGGTGCATATCAACAGCATGAGCGTGCATGACGAGGCTGGACTTCCCCACGGTGGGTTTAAGGGCAGCGGATGGGGTCGG
The sequence above is a segment of the Aspergillus chevalieri M1 DNA, chromosome 6, nearly complete sequence genome. Coding sequences within it:
- a CDS encoding aldehyde dehydrogenase (COG:C;~EggNog:ENOG410PICX;~InterPro:IPR015590,IPR016161,IPR016162,IPR016163;~PFAM:PF00171;~go_function: GO:0016491 - oxidoreductase activity [Evidence IEA];~go_function: GO:0016620 - oxidoreductase activity, acting on the aldehyde or oxo group of donors, NAD or NADP as acceptor [Evidence IEA];~go_process: GO:0055114 - oxidation-reduction process [Evidence IEA]); translation: MASPQSTPSENVQLTTVPLIINGQDVYTPEGFDIVSPGTGERVWTCCSVTRRATDNAVAAASRAFATWSATKPAFRRAIFLRAAAILEQRATEGQEYMAEETGATQPFLLVNTDSATELLRDLAGRINRALSGQVPVCEEQDTHALVLREPYGVVLGIAPWNAPFILGIRAVAYALAAGNTCVLKGSEFSPRCFWLIGSIFREAGLPDGCLNVIYHRPEAAAEITTALIEHSAVRKVNFTGSTAVGRIISAMAGRNLKPVLMELGGKSSAIVCEDADLDLAAQECAVGAFLHSGQICMSTERILVYHTVMHRFTESLKAAISTFFGPEGMPQTVVQQTAVARNRHLIEDAVSKGATIIYGNHTDDKVSTLSPFQLHPTVVQAVAPNMDLYQMESFGPTVSLIAVESDEQAIAISNDTEYGLSGAVFTRNLAKGLTLAKRIQTGAVHINSMSVHDEAGLPHGGFKGSGWGRFNADAGLEEFLQIKTITFKQ